The following are from one region of the Vulpes vulpes isolate BD-2025 chromosome 14, VulVul3, whole genome shotgun sequence genome:
- the MBLAC2 gene encoding acyl-coenzyme A thioesterase MBLAC2, translating into MSALEWYAHKSLGDGIFWIQERFYESGNRANIWLVRGSEQDVVIDTGLGLRSLPEYLYSAGLLQDLGAGGDAAGRPLLAVATHVHFDHSGGLYQFDRVAVHHAEAEALARGDNFETVTWLSDSEVVRAPSPGWRARQFRVQAVQPSLVLQDGDVINLGDRQLTVMHMPGHSRGSICLHDKDRKILFSGDVVYDGSLIDWLPYSRISDYVGTCERLIELVDRGLVEKVLPGHFNTFGAERLFRLASNYISKAGICHKVSTFAMRSLASLALRVTNSRTSP; encoded by the exons ATGTCCGCGCTCGAGTGGTACGCCCACAAGTCCCTGGGCGACGGCATCTTCTGGATCCAGGAGCGCTTCTACGAGTCCGGCAACCGCGCCAACATCTGGCTGGTGCGCGGTTCCGAGCAAGACGTGGTGATCGACACGGGCCTGGGGCTGCGCAGCCTCCCAGAGTACCTGTACTCCGCCGGCCTCCTGCAGGACCTCGGGGCCGGGGGGGACGCGGCGGGCCGGCCCCTGCTGGCCGTGGCCACCCACGTGCACTTCGACCACTCCGGGGGCCTCTACCAGTTCGACCGGGTGGCGGTGCATCACGCCGAGGCCGAGGCGCTGGCTCGCGGGGACAACTTTGAGACGGTGACCTGGCTGTCTGACAGCGAGGTGGTGCGAGCGCCCAGCCCCGGCTGGAGGGCCAGGCAGTTCCGGGTGCAGGCGGTGCAGCCCAGCCTCGTCCTGCAAGACG GGGATGTGATCAACCTTGGTGACAGACAGCTCACTGTTATGCACATGCCTGGTCACTCCAGGGGCAGTATTTGCTTACATGACAAAGACCGAAAGATTCTCTTCAGTGGAGACGTCGTGTATGATGGATCACTGATTGACTGGCTCCCGTACAGCAGGATAAGTGACTATGTTGGAACCTGTGAACGTCTGATAGAATTAGTGGACAGAGGTCTGGTAGAGAAGGTGCTTCCTGGGCACTTCAATACCTTTGGTGCTGAAAGGCTTTTTCGATTGGCTTCTAACTATATTTCAAAAGCTGGGATATGTCACAAAGTTTCTACTTTTGCCATGCGATCTCTGGCGAGTTTAGCCTTACGTGTAACAAATTCTAGGACCTCACCCTAG